In Lepus europaeus isolate LE1 chromosome 8, mLepTim1.pri, whole genome shotgun sequence, a single genomic region encodes these proteins:
- the RASL11B gene encoding ras-like protein family member 11B — protein sequence MRLIQNMCTIAEYPAAGSAAADCCPGAAGRRLVKIAVVGASGVGKTALVVRFLTKRFIGDYERNAGNLYTRQVQIEGETLAIQVQDTPGIQIHEDGLSCNEQLNGCIRWADAVVIVFSITDYKSYELIGQLHQHVQQLHLGTRLPVVLVANKADLLHIKQVDPQLGLQLASVLGCSFYEVSVSENYNDVYNAFHVLCKEVSHKQQPSNTPEKRRSSLIPRPKSPNMQDLKRRFKQALSAKVRTVTSV from the exons ATGCGCCTCATTCAGAACATGTGCACCATCGCCGAGTACCCGGCCGCGGGCAGCGCCGCCGCCGACTGCTGTCCCGGCGCCGCCGGCCGCCGCCTCGTCAAGATCGCCGTGGTGGGCGCCAGCGGCGTGGGCAAGACCG CTCTGGTGGTCCGCTTCCTCACCAAACGGTTCATCGGCGACTACGAGAGAAACGCAG GCAACCTCTACACCAGACAAGTCCAGATAGAGGGCGAGACCCTGGCTATTCAAGTCCAAGACACTCCAGGAATTCAG atCCATGAGGACGGCCTGAGCTGTAACGAACAGCTGAATGGGTGCATCCGCTGGGCAGACGCTGTGGTCATCGTGTTCTCGATCACCGACTACAAGAGCTACGAACTCATCGGCCAGCTCCACCAGCACGTGCAGCAGCTGCACCTGGGCACCCGGCTGCCCGTGGTGCTGGTGGCCAACAAGGCCGACCTGCTGCACATCAAGCAGGTGGACCCTCAGCTGGGCCTGCAGCTGGCCAGCGTGCTGGGCTGCTCCTTCTACGAAGTGTCCGTCAGCGAGAACTACAACGACGTCTACAACGCCTTCCACGTCCTGTGCAAAGAAGTgagtcacaagcagcagcccaGCAACACGCCCGAGAAGCGCAGGAGCTCCCTCATCCCCAGGCCCAAGTCGCCCAACATGCAGGACCTGAAGCGGAGGTTCAAGCAGGCGCTGTCGGCCAAAGTGAGGACTGTCACCTCCGTCTGA